In the Mytilus trossulus isolate FHL-02 chromosome 1, PNRI_Mtr1.1.1.hap1, whole genome shotgun sequence genome, one interval contains:
- the LOC134710328 gene encoding uncharacterized protein LOC134710328, whose product MAPTKLYNCLHLLAKLNATHQSNTTTEPFNLTQTTPKVVEESEIEALLYIVVTLLFYSLGIIIGIVSYLKREKREIEQDRIYDQYISSREDQVWSSKYEKVQQVVSRLQVLENEKLTRLAAERETEKLLHGEQIPEEKSENEHSESEKAKTKRSIHLKPHFSKKMRITNERSNKKDNVTDNSGVNRSARSSRDNIC is encoded by the coding sequence ATGGCTCCTACAAAGCTATATAATTGCCTTCATCTGCTGGCAAAACTAAATGCAACGCATCAATCAAATACAACGACTGAACCATTTAATTTAACTCAGACGACACCGAAAGTGGTTGAAGAATCTGAAATCGAGGCACTGTTATACATTGTAGTAACTCTCTTGTTCTATTCTCTTGGAATCATCATTGGAATTGTCTCTTATCTAAAGAGAGAGAAGAGAGAAATCGAACAAGATAGAATTTATGATCAGTATATATCTTCGCGTGAGGACCAGGTATGGagttcaaaatatgaaaaagtgcAACAAGTTGTATCAAGGCTCCAAGTCTTAGAAAATGAGAAATTGACAAGGCTAGCAGCCGAAAGAGAGACAGAAAAATTGCTGCACGGCGAACAAATACCAGAAGAGAAGAGTGAAAATGAACATTCAGAATCTGAAAAGGCAAAAACTAAACGTTCAATTCATCTTAAACCACATTTTTCGAAGaaaatgagaataacaaatgagcgatcaaacaaaaaagacaacgTCACAGACAACTCAGGTGTAAATAGAAGTGCCCGTTCTTCCAGGGATAATATCTGCTAA
- the LOC134710336 gene encoding acyl-coenzyme A thioesterase 13-like, giving the protein MSGTQKGLQFIKQVVEASVKTRCFESVLNKVKVITGGNGQCVCEMIVTEDDQNRGGTLHGGMTATLVDAVSTWALLTSEKQVAGVSVDMGISYMKAAKVGEEILIDAKTLRVGNRLAFLTVDITRKADGTLLAQGKHTKFIGS; this is encoded by the exons ATGAGTGGAACACAAAAAGGATTGCAGTTTATAAAACAAGTAGTAGAAGCAAGCGTAAAAACAAGATGCTTTGAAAGTGTGTTAAACAAG GTTAAAGTTATAACTGGTGGAAATGGACAATGCGTATGTGAAATGATCGTCACTGAAGATGATCAGAATCGTGGTGGTACATTGCATGGAGGTATGACTGCAACATTAGTGGATGCTGTGTCTACATGGGCACTTCTTACATCCGAAAAACAAGTTGCTGGAGTGAGCGTTGATATGGGAATCTC ATATATGAAGGCTGCTAAAGTTGGAGAGGAGATACTGATTGATGCCAAAACGTTAAGAGTAGGCAACAGATTAGCGTTTTTGACCGTTGATATAACTAGAAAAGCTGACGGAACATTACTAGCACAGGGAAAACATACTAAGTTTATAGGATCATGA